The segment CATCCGTCCGACCTGTCCGATCTGCTCGGCCGCTTCGGCATCGACCTGATCGCCGAGCGGATCGAGGGCGAGCGCGCGGTGGTCGACCTGCTCGACTATGACGTGCGGTTCGGCCAGGGCTTTCTGTTCGCGCCGCCCCGGCCATTGCGGCCCGAGGGGGCATCTGCTACCGGCGGGGCCGCGCCGAACCAGGCGCAGGACATTCAGGGATCCAATGGCTCCGCTTCCACCAACCCAGGCGCGACGTCTGGCGCCGCTCCATCACAGCGCATCACCGGCAACGCGGCGCTCGCGCGCCGGATCTGATCGGCCCCACGCATCATGACCACGCTGCATTTCGCCGAAACCCTGCGCGAGCTGGTGGGCGGGGTCGACGTCGTGCTCAGCGACATCTGGGGCGTGGTCCACAACGGTCTGGAATCCTTCCCCGAGGCTTGCGAGGCGCTGCACACCTATCGCAGCCGCGGCGGTACGGTGATCCTGATCACCAATGCACCCCGCCCGGCCGACTCCGTGCAACGGCAATTGCGCAAGCTCGGCGTCGCCGATGAAACCTATGACGCGATCGTCTCCTCCGGCGACCTGACGCGGCTCTATGTCGCCGACCATCCGGGACGGAAAATGTTCTGGCTCGGCCCCGAGCGCGACAACTCGATCTATCGCGGTCTTGATGCGAAGACCGCTCCGCTGGAGGAGGCCGACTACATCGTCTGCACCGGCCTCTACGACGACGAGACCGAGACCGCGGAAGACTATCGCGGCATGATGCTGAAGGCGCGCGAGCGCAAGCTGACGCTGGTTTGCGCCAATCCCGACATCGTGGTGGAACGCGGCGACCGGCTGATCTATTGCGCCGGCGCGATCGCCGAGCTCTACCGCGAGCTCGGCGGCGAGGTGATCTTCTACGGCAAGCCGCACCGGCCGATCTATGAGCGCGCGATGCGGCTCGCCGGCGAACGCCAGGGCCACATGATCGACCGAAAAAAGGTGCTGGCGATCGGCGATTCCGTCCGCACCGACTTAACCGGTGCGCGCGAGTTCGGCATCGACTGCCTGTTCGTCACCCGCGGCATCCATTCCGAGGAGTTCGAGGGCCTCGACCAGCTCGACCCGGCCTCGGTGATGGAATTGTTCGGCCATCCGCCGAAGGCGCTGATGCGCGAACTGAAGTGGTGAGCAAACGCAAAAAGCCCGGGACAAGCCCGGGCTTTCCAAATTCACCTGAAGGCTTGATCGCGCTTACGCGCTGGCCATATCCGGGAAAACCGCCTCGATCTTGGTCTTCAGCGTCGCCGCGTTGAACGGCTTGACGATGTAGTTGTTCACGCCGGCCTTCTTGGCCGCGATCACGTTCTCGGTCTTGGATTCCGCCGTGATCATGATGAAAGGCGTGGTGGCGAGGTTCGGATCCGCGCGCACTTCGCGCAGCAAATCGTAGCCCGTCATCGGCTCCATGTTCCAGTCGGAGATCACGAGCCCGTACTTCTTGCCGCGCATCTTGTTCAGCGCCGCCGAACCGTCGCTGGCATCATCGATATTATCGAAGCCAAGCTGCTTCAGCAGATTCCGGATGATACGGATCATGGTGCTGTAGTCGTCCACCACCAGAACCGGCATCGACAAATCAACCGCCATCTCGACTCCCCCAACGCATACCCAGGAATATTTACGATCGGACCCGCCAGGCCGGGGCCCGCAGTTCCACGTTCCAAGGACTAGCACCAAGGCGTTAAACAGCGCGTTAACTGGGACAGCCTTCGAAGAATGGAAATCGCGCCCGATGCGGTCGCTCCCCCCGCTTGACTTCATCGGGCAGGTCAAGCCACGGTCCGACCGGTCCCGCCGGCTCGAGAATTCCCCTGATGGCCCCGCAATTTACCGTTATCCGCGATACCACGCCGGATTCTGCGATTTTAGGGGGCGCCGTGGTCGCCATGGGCAATTTCGACGGGGTCCATCTCGGCCACCGGGCGGTAATTGCGGCAGCCCTGGAAATGGGCCGGGCGCATGGCCGCCCTGCGCTTGCATTGACCTTCGAGCCGCATCCGCGCCGGTTCTTCAGCCCGAACACCCCGCAATTCCGCCTCACGGACGAGCGCGCCAAGCTGCGGCTTCTGGCCGGGACTGGGCTTGCCGGCGCGGTGGTCATGACGTTCAACAAGGCGAGAGCCGGGACTTCCGCGCAAGATTTCATTCACCATGACCTGATCGGACGCCTCGGCGTCAGCGGCATCGCGGTCGGCTACGACTTCCATTTCGGCAAAGGTCGCGTCGGCTCGCCGAGCCTCCTGGTCAATGAGGCGCCCCGGCTCGGCATCGAGGTCGATGTGCAGCCGCACATCGATATCGACGAGCGCCCGGTCTCCTCCAGCGCGATCCGCATTGCGCTGGCCGAAGGCCTCCTCGACGAGGCCACCACCATGCTGGGCGGCCCCTGGTTCATTACTGGAGACGTGATCCATGGCGAGAAGCGCGGCCGCGACCTCGGCTATCCCACCGCAAACATCCGCCTCGATGCCAATTGCGGGTTGAAGCACGGCATCTATGCCGTGCGGGTCGGCCGCGGCGCCGAGCGGCTCAACGGGGTGGCAAGCTTCGGCCGCCGACCGACCTTTGATAATGGCGCGCCGCTCCTGGAAATCTTCCTGTTCGACTTCAAGGGCGACCTTTACGGCCAGGCGCTGGACTGCGCCTTTATCGGCTTCATCCGTGAGGAGCAGAAATTCGACAGCCTGGACGCCCTGATCCGCCAGATGGACGACGATTCCGCCCGCGCCCGCGCCATGCTGGCCGCCGCCCCGGAGGCGTATCCGCGGCTCGGGGCGGTCGATTGAAGGCCTGAAACGGCCCCCGTCGGGCCTTTGCGCTTCTACCTTTTGCGCTTCCCTTGGCCCCCTGCTATGGAGAGCCCATGTTTGCGCGGCGCATCATAGGGATTAGCGGCCCGGCTTCCGCCTGAGCCATTCGGCTCGGCGCAAGACCGGGATTTTGTCGTTTCACCCCGCGATTCCGCATCGCCGCCTGTTCCCGCGCCATTCCGAGCCAGTCATCCCCATGTCCGAAAAGCCGCAAAAGTCCCAAAAGTCTGAAGCCAAAGACTATTCGAAGACCCTGTTCCTGCCGCAGACCGACTTCCCGATGCGCGCCGGCCTGCCGCAGCGCGAGCCGGAGATCCTCAAGCGCTGGTACGAGATCGGCCTCTACGAGAAACTGCGCGAAAGCGCGAAGGGCCGCGACAAGTTCGTGCTGCATGACGGACCGCCCTACGCCAACGGCAACATCCATATCGGCACGTCGCTGAACAAGATCCTGAAGGATCTCGTCACCAAGAGCCAGCAGATGCTCGGCTTCGATTCCAACTACGTGCCGGGCTGGGACTGTCACGGCCTGCCGATCGAGTGGAAGGTCGAGGAGGAGCATTATCGCAAGAAGGGCAAGCAGAAGCCCGACTTCCGCGACAGCACCGCGATGATCGATTTCCGCAAGGAGTGCCGCGCCTATGCGACGCACTGGCTCGACGTGCAGCGCGAGGAGTTCAAGCGTCTCGGCGTGATCGGCGACTGGGCGCATCCCTACGCCACCATGAGCTATCCGGCCGAAGCCCAGATCGCGCGCGAGCTGATGAAGTTCGCTGCCAACGGCACGCTCTATCGCGGCTCCAAGCCCGTGATGTGGAGCGTGGTTGAGAAGACCGCGCTGGCCGAAGCCGAGGTCGAGTACGAGGACTACACGTCCGACATGGTCTGGGTGAAATTCCCGGTCACCTCACCGGCGCATGGCGCGCTCGCCGCCGCAAGCGTCGTGATCTGGACCACCACGCCCTGGACGCTGCCGGGCAACCGCGCCATCTCGTTCTCGTCGAAGATCGCCTATGGCCTCTACAAGGTGACGGACGCGCCCGCCGACAATTGGGCCAGGACCGGCGACCTCCTGATCCTCGCCGACGCGCTCGCCGAAGAGGTGTTCAAGCAGGCGCGCGTCACGTCTTACGAGAAGGTGCGCGACATCCCCGGCGACACCATGGACGCGATCGAATGCGCCCATCCGCTCAAGGGTCTTGCCGGCGGCTACGACTTCATCGTGCCGCTGCTGTCCGGCGATCACGTCACCGACGACACCGGCACCGGCTTCGTGCACACCGCGCCGAGCCACGGCCGCGAGGACTTCGACGTCTGGACGGCGAATACCCGCGAGCTCGATTCCCGCGGCATCAACAGCGCGATCCCCTACACCGTCGACGAGAACGGCGCCTATACCGACCACGCGCCGGGCTTTGCCGGCAAGCGCGTCATCAACGACAAGGGCGAGAAGGGCGATGCCAACGAGGCCGTGATCAAGGCCCTTATCGAGAGGGGCATGCTGCTCGCGCGCGGCCGGCTCAAGCATCAATATCCGCATTCCTGGCGCTCCAAGAAGCCGGTGATCTTCCGCAACACGCCGCAATGGTTCATCGCGATGGACAAGGACATCGCGGTTGAAGGCAAGACCAGGTCCGGCGACACGCTGCGCGCCCGCGCGCTGCACGCGATCTCGGTGACGCAATGGGTGCCGCCGTCCGGCGAGAACCGCATCAACGGCATGATCGAGGCGCGGCCCGACTGGGTGATCTCGCGCCAGCGCGCCTGGGGCGTGCCGATCGCCGTGTTCGTGCGCGAGACGGGCGACGGCTCCGCCGAGATCCTCCAGGACGAGGCCGTCAACACCCGCATCGGCGACGCCTTCGAGAAGGAGGGTGCCGACGCCTGGTACGCGACAGGCGCACGCGAGCGCTTCCTCGGCTCACGTGCCAACGAGGACTGGCAGAAAGTCGACGACATCCTCGATGTCTGGTTCGATTCCGGCTCGACGCACGCCTTCGTGCTCGAAGACCCCGTGCACTTCCCCGGCCTTGCCGGCATCAAGCGCAAGGTCGACGGCGGCAATGATACCGTGATGTACCTGGAAGGCTCGGACCAGCATCGCGGCTGGTTCCACTCCTCGCTGCTGGAAAGCTGCGGCACCCGCGGCCGCGCGCCCTATGACGTCGTGCTGACCCACGGCTTCACTCAGGCCGAGGACGGCCGCAAGATGTCGAAGTCGCTCGGCAACACCATCGAGCCGCAGGCCGTTATCAAGGAATCCGGCGCCGACATCTTGCGGCTCTGGGTCGCCGCCAGCGACTACACCGACGATCAGCGCATCGGCCCCGAGATCCTGAAGAACACGGTCGAGACCTACCGCAAGCTGCGCAACACCGTGCGCTGGATGCTCGGCACGCTGCATCATTTCAAGCCGGCCGACGCGGTCGCGCCGGCCGAAATGCCAGAGCTCGAACGGCTGATGCTGCACGAGCTCGCGCTCCGCGCCGAGGCGATCGACAAGGCCTACGAGACGTTCGACTTCAAGAGCGTGGTGGCGACGCTGTCGGCGTTCCTGAACAGCGAACTCTCCGCGTTCTATTTCGATATCCGCAAGGACACGCTCTATTGCGATCCGCCGTCGTCGCTGACGCGCAAAGCGGCGCTGACGACGATCGACATGCTGTGCTCATCGATCCTGAAATGGCTCGCGCCGGTGTTGAGCTT is part of the Bradyrhizobium commune genome and harbors:
- the ileS gene encoding isoleucine--tRNA ligase, which produces MSEKPQKSQKSEAKDYSKTLFLPQTDFPMRAGLPQREPEILKRWYEIGLYEKLRESAKGRDKFVLHDGPPYANGNIHIGTSLNKILKDLVTKSQQMLGFDSNYVPGWDCHGLPIEWKVEEEHYRKKGKQKPDFRDSTAMIDFRKECRAYATHWLDVQREEFKRLGVIGDWAHPYATMSYPAEAQIARELMKFAANGTLYRGSKPVMWSVVEKTALAEAEVEYEDYTSDMVWVKFPVTSPAHGALAAASVVIWTTTPWTLPGNRAISFSSKIAYGLYKVTDAPADNWARTGDLLILADALAEEVFKQARVTSYEKVRDIPGDTMDAIECAHPLKGLAGGYDFIVPLLSGDHVTDDTGTGFVHTAPSHGREDFDVWTANTRELDSRGINSAIPYTVDENGAYTDHAPGFAGKRVINDKGEKGDANEAVIKALIERGMLLARGRLKHQYPHSWRSKKPVIFRNTPQWFIAMDKDIAVEGKTRSGDTLRARALHAISVTQWVPPSGENRINGMIEARPDWVISRQRAWGVPIAVFVRETGDGSAEILQDEAVNTRIGDAFEKEGADAWYATGARERFLGSRANEDWQKVDDILDVWFDSGSTHAFVLEDPVHFPGLAGIKRKVDGGNDTVMYLEGSDQHRGWFHSSLLESCGTRGRAPYDVVLTHGFTQAEDGRKMSKSLGNTIEPQAVIKESGADILRLWVAASDYTDDQRIGPEILKNTVETYRKLRNTVRWMLGTLHHFKPADAVAPAEMPELERLMLHELALRAEAIDKAYETFDFKSVVATLSAFLNSELSAFYFDIRKDTLYCDPPSSLTRKAALTTIDMLCSSILKWLAPVLSFTAEEAWRMYRPDAEPSVHLTLFPEGVEKLRDEKLAAKWETIRNVRRVVTGALELERAAKNIGSSLEASPVIYVADRDMLATLFDVDLAEICITSNYEVREGEPPASAFRLDAVPGVAVVVEKAVGTKCARSWKISPTVGEDPEYPDVTPRDAKALREWKALGGAV
- a CDS encoding response regulator: MAVDLSMPVLVVDDYSTMIRIIRNLLKQLGFDNIDDASDGSAALNKMRGKKYGLVISDWNMEPMTGYDLLREVRADPNLATTPFIMITAESKTENVIAAKKAGVNNYIVKPFNAATLKTKIEAVFPDMASA
- a CDS encoding bifunctional riboflavin kinase/FAD synthetase; its protein translation is MAPQFTVIRDTTPDSAILGGAVVAMGNFDGVHLGHRAVIAAALEMGRAHGRPALALTFEPHPRRFFSPNTPQFRLTDERAKLRLLAGTGLAGAVVMTFNKARAGTSAQDFIHHDLIGRLGVSGIAVGYDFHFGKGRVGSPSLLVNEAPRLGIEVDVQPHIDIDERPVSSSAIRIALAEGLLDEATTMLGGPWFITGDVIHGEKRGRDLGYPTANIRLDANCGLKHGIYAVRVGRGAERLNGVASFGRRPTFDNGAPLLEIFLFDFKGDLYGQALDCAFIGFIREEQKFDSLDALIRQMDDDSARARAMLAAAPEAYPRLGAVD
- a CDS encoding TIGR01459 family HAD-type hydrolase — protein: MTTLHFAETLRELVGGVDVVLSDIWGVVHNGLESFPEACEALHTYRSRGGTVILITNAPRPADSVQRQLRKLGVADETYDAIVSSGDLTRLYVADHPGRKMFWLGPERDNSIYRGLDAKTAPLEEADYIVCTGLYDDETETAEDYRGMMLKARERKLTLVCANPDIVVERGDRLIYCAGAIAELYRELGGEVIFYGKPHRPIYERAMRLAGERQGHMIDRKKVLAIGDSVRTDLTGAREFGIDCLFVTRGIHSEEFEGLDQLDPASVMELFGHPPKALMRELKW